The following are encoded together in the Pungitius pungitius chromosome 7, fPunPun2.1, whole genome shotgun sequence genome:
- the usp24 gene encoding ubiquitin carboxyl-terminal hydrolase 24 isoform X3 encodes METEEEQHITTLLCMGFPDPDVIRKALRLAKNDINEAVALLTNESPGLGYGYEPMESGPAPGVGSTGDVETTGRTGTGGFDPPPAYHDVVDSERSNDENGNCSGESMEFPTTNLYELESRVFTDHWSIPYKREESLGKCLIASTSLARHGLADADENCKRFTDRCMPEAFKKLLTSSAVHKWGTEIHEGIYNMLMLLVELVAERVKQDPVPVNLMGVLTMAFNPDNEYHFKNRMKACQRNWAEVFGEESNMFAVSPSNAYQKEPHGWLVDLVNRFGELGGFTAIQEKLNADEIEIACVSALVQPLGVGAEYLNSSLVQPMLDPVIHKMITYVQNLEEKDLKDKRLVSIPDLLSAIKLLCMRFQRELVTVVDDLRLDTLLRMLKTPHFSTKMNSLKEVTKLIEESTVSKTVKNAIDTDKLLDWLVENSVLSIALEGNIDQAQYCERIKGIIELLGSKLSLDELSKIWKIQAGQSSTVIENIHTIIAAAAVKFSSDQLTHLFVLIQKSWEVESDRVRQKLLSLIGRIGREARSEATTGKVLEVLWDLAHLPSLPTSLVQQALEEHLGILSDAYAVKEAVKRGYIIKCIEDIKKTHSQEDDSQSSFLTATWGKKKANSVAKASQQSSPQAVWVVPALRQLHEITRSFIKQTYQKQDKSIIQDLKKNFEIVKLITGSLVCCHRLAVTAAGNNGLSGSTLVDGRYTYQEYLDSHLRFLAFFLQEASLYLVWNRAKELWECLVSGPDVCELDREMCFEWFTKGQHDLESDVQQQLFKEKILKLEPYEITMNGFNLFKTFFENVNLCDHRLKRQGTQLCVERLDLAGMDFIWRIAMETPDEEIANEAIQLIITYSYTNLNPKMKKDSVSLHKKFIADCYKRLEAASSALGGPTLTHAVTRATKMLTATAMPTVATSVQSPSRYRGGFGSTKLVIIERLLLLAERYVLTIEDLYSAPRTILPHGASFNGHPVTLHITYESTKDTFTLETHSNETIGSIRWKISEHLSCPVDNVQIFANDSVLTMNRDQKLLSQLGFSDEQTLTVKSSGTGTPSGSSESSASASSSSSSAVFNSAYALEQEKSLPGVVMALVCNVFEMLYQLANLDETRITLRVRKLLLLIPTDPEVQDALDNFVPKESSVWSHQKTLFQATGSRSPSMSSKQQHQPSAASILESLFRSSAPGMSTFRVLYNLEVLSSKLMPTSDDEMAKTSSKSFCENFLKAGGLSLVVNVMQRDSIPSEVDYETRQGVYSICLQLARFLLVGQSMPSVLDDDVIRDGESLSSRPFRNAGRAGRQLSLCGTPEKSSYRQMSLSERSSIRVEEIVPAARVAIQTMEVGDFTSTVACFMRLTWAAAAGRLDLVGSPQPIRETHSTLLPQGVRTRVSSTGSNCSSSSEGENTPTALHAGICVRQQCVSIKDTIIAREALSLLVTCLQLRCQQLCSFYNLPSVNDFIIDVLLGSPSGEIRRVACDQLYTLSQTDTSAFNEVQKPNLFLISVVLTAQLPLWSPTSIMRGVNQRLLSQCTEYFDLRCQLLDDLTTSEMEVLKVSAATMLEDEISWLDNFEPSWSSEMETSEADNILLAGHLRLIKTLLSLCGSDKEHLGASLIQQLLDDFLFRASRIIINSSNPTPSPAPPSHDFHPKCSTASSRLAAYEVLVMLADSSLSNLRLITRELMSMHHQSDPSLCKEFDYLPPVESRSVSGFVGLKNGGATCYMNAVFQQLYMQPGLPEAFLSIEEDTDQPEESVFYQVQSLFGHLMESKLQYYIPENFWKIFKMWNKELYVREQQDAYEFFTSLVDQLDEHLKQKMGREQIFKNTFQGIFSDQKICKDCPHRYEREETFMALNLGVTSCQSLEISLDQFVRGEVLEGSNAYYCEKCKEKRTTVKRTCIKSLPSVLCIHLMRFGFDWESGRSIKYDEQIRFPWVLNMEPYTVSGMARQDCSGEAGEGRGEGPSGGSPRKKVTISENYELVGVVVHSGQAHAGHYYSFIKDRRGSARGRWYKFNDNVVEEFDMNDETLEYECFGGEYRPKVYDQSNPYPDVRRRYWNAYMLFYQKISDQNSPVLPKKSRVSIMRQEAEDLTLSAPSSPDVSPQSSPRPPRANNDRLTLLTRLVRKGEKKGLFVEKMPASIYQMVRDENLKFMKNRDVYNSDYFNFTLSLASVNATKLKHPDYQPMAKESLQLAVHFLFHTYLHTKKKLRVDTEEWMATVEVLLSKSREACQWMVQYLVGPEGREITRVCLLECSVREVRVVVASILEKTLESALHFGDPGVDDLTDTLLSLLDKDVPENVKNCAQYFGLFSSFAQQGCGPCQLLLKHSAYRRMLVFLLGPNRQNNQNRRWSPAQAREFLHLHSALALITLHCDLNPQRTEAPGGFVLRVSCVPASTELLPLHADILASLFTPEGQPYLLEVMFAMRELSGPLSLLIEMVTYSSYCNEPFSLGVLQLLKTQLETAPPHELKNVFQMLQELLVMEDPLQTQRLKYAFESEKGLLALMHQSNNVDSRRCYQCVKFLVTLAQKCAPAKDYFKDLSGHWSWAVQWLQKKMTEHYWTPQSNVSNETSTNKTFQRTISAQDTLAYATALLNEKEQSGSSNGSDGSPANDGAERSLRQGSESPMMLGDSKSDLEDVDP; translated from the exons cGGAGCAACGATGAGAACGGGAACTGCTCGGGGGAAAGCATGGAGTTCCCCACCACCAACCTGTACGAGCTGGAGAGCCGGGTCTTCACCGACCACTGGTCCATTCCCTACAAGAGGGAGGAGTCCCTGGGGAAGTGTCTCATCGCGTCCACCAGCCTGGCCCGGCACg GTCTCGCTGACGCCGACGAGAACTGCAAGCGCTTCACGGACCGCTGCATGCCGGAGGCCTTCAAGAAG CTGCTGACCAGCAGCGCCGTGCACAAGTGGGGCACCGAGATCCACGAGGGCATCTACAAcatgctgatgctgctggtggagctggtggcAGAGCGAGTGAAGCAGGACCCGGTGCCCGTGAACCTGATGGGAGTCCTGACTATG GCCTTCAACCCGGATAACGAGTACCACTTCAAGAACCGCATGAAGGCCTGTCAGAGGAACTGGGCCGAGGTGTTTGGAGAGGAGTCCAACATGTTCGCCGTCTCCCCGAGCAACGCCTATCAgaaa GAGCCTCATGGCTGGCTGGTGGATCTTGTGAACCGA TTCGGGGAGCTGGGAGGATTCACGGCCATCCAGGAGAAGCTCAACGCGGACGAAATCGAGATCGCT TGCGTGTCGGCTCTGGTTCAGCCTCTCGGAGTCGGTGCTGAATATCTAAACTCCAGCCTTGTCCAG CCGATGCTCGACCCAGTCATCCATAAGATGATCACATACGTGCAGAACCTGGAGGAAAAGGACCTTAAAGACAAG CGCCTGGTGAGCATCCCGGACCTGCTGTCGGCCATCAAGCTGCTGTGCATGCGCTTCCAGAGGGAGCTGGTCACCGTGGTGGACGACCTGAGGCTGGACACTCTGCTGAGGATGCTCAAGACGCCCCACTTCTCCACCAAGATGAACTCCCTCAAAGAG GTGACGAAGCTGATCGAGGAGAGCACGGTGTCAAAGACGGTGAAGAACGCCATCGACACGGATAAGCTGCTGGACTGGCTGGTGGAGAACTCGGTCCTGTCAATCGCACTGGAGG GTAACATCGACCAGGCTCAGTACTGCGAGCGGATCAAAGGAATCATCGAGCTGCTGGGCAGCAAACTGTCGCTGGACGAGCTCTCCAAGATCTGGAAGATTCAG GCGGGTCAGTCATCGACTGTGATAGAAAACATCCACACCATCATCGCTGCTGCCGCCGTCAAGTTCAGCTCCGATCAGCTCACCCACCTCTTCGTCCTCATCCAGAAG AGCTGGGAGGTGGAGAGCGACCGCGTGAGGCAGAAGCTGCTCAGCCTCATCGGGAGGATCGGCAGGGAGGCTCGCTCTGAAGCCACCACGGGAAag GTGCTGGAGGTGCTGTGGGATCTGGCCCACCTCCCCAGTCTGCCCACCAGCCTGGTCCAGCAGGCGCTGGAGGAGCACCTGGGCATCCTGAGCGACGCGTACGCCGTCAAGGAGGCGGTGAAGCGCGGCTACATCATCAAATGCATCGAGGACATCAAGAAG ACTCACTCTCAGGAGGACGACTCTCAGAGCTCGTTTCTTACTGCCACTTGGGGCAAGAAGAAGGCAAACTCTGTGGCCAAA gccTCTCAGCAGAGCAGTCCTCAGGCGGTCTGGGTGGTTCCTGCTCTCCGTCAGCTGCATGAGATCACCCGTTCCTTCATCAAGCAGACCTATCAGAAGCAAGACAAG AGCATCATCCAGGACCTGAAGAAGAACTTTGAGATCGTGAAGCTGATCACGGGCTCCCTGGTGTGCTGCCATCGGCTGGCTGTGACCGCGGCGGGGAACAACGGGCTCTCCGGCTCCACCCTGGTGGACGGGCGCTACACCTACCAGGAG TACCTGGACAGCCACCTGCGCTTCCTGGCCTTCTTCCTGCAGGAGGCCAGCCTCTACCTGGTGTGGAACCGGGCCAAGGAGCTGTGGGAGTGCCTGGTCTCAGGGCCGGACGTCTGCGAGCTCGACCGCGAG ATGTGTTTCGAGTGGTTCACCAAAGGACAACACGACCTGGAGAGCgacgtccagcagcagctcttcaAGGAGAAGATCCTGAAGCTGGAGCCCTACGAGATCACCATGAACG GCTTCAATCTGTTCAAGACCTTCTTCGAGAACGTTAATCTGTGCGACCATCGCCTCAAACGCCAGGGAACTCAGctg TGCGTGGAGCGCCTCGACCTGGCGGGGATGGATTTTATCTGGcgcatcgccatggaaacccccGACGAAGAGATCGCCAACGAGGCGATCCAGCTCATCATCACATACAGCTACACCAACCTCAACCCCAAGATGAAGAAG GACTCGGTTTCTTTGCACAAGAAGTTCATCGCTGATTGTTACAAGCGACTCGAG gcaGCCAGCTCAGCCCTCGGCGGGCCTACTCTGACGCACGCCGTTACCCGGGCAACCAAGATGCTGACTGCCACCGCCATGCCGACGGTGGCCACGTCTGTACAGTCTCCATCCAGGTACAGAGGGGGGTTTGG atccaCCAAGCTGGTGATCATTGagagactgctgctgctggctgagcGCTACGTCCTCACTATCGAG GACCTGTACTCGGCTCCTCGCACTATTCTACCTCACGGGGCCTCGTTCAACGGACACCCCGTCACCCTGCACATCACCTACGAGTCAACCAAAGACACCTTCACCTTAGAG acCCACAGCAATGAGACCATAGGAAGTATCCGGTGGAAGATATCGGAGCATCTGAGCTGTCCTGTGGACAACGTCCAGATCTTTGCCAATGACAGCGTG ttGACCATGAACCGGGACCAGAAGCTGCTCTCCCAGCTGGGCTTCAGTGACGAGCAGACCCTGACGGTGAAGAGCTCGGGCACCGGCACCCCCTCCGGAAGCTCTGAGTCCTCGGCgtcggcctccagcagctccagctccgcCGTCTTCAACTCGGCCTACGCCCTGGAGCAG GAGAAGTCTCTGCCCGGAGTGGTGATGGCTTTGGTGTGCAACGTGTTTGAGATGCTTTACCAGCTGGCGAACCTCGATGAGAccag GATCACCCTCCGCGtgaggaagctgctgctgctgatcccAACAGATCCTGAAGTGCAGGACGCGCTCGACAACTTTGTTCCCAAAGAATCCAGCGTCTGGAGCCACCAG AAGACACTGTTCCAGGCCACAGGCTCTCGTTCCCCGTCCATGTCCtccaagcagcagcaccagcccAGTGCTGCATCCATCCTGGAGTCCCTCTTCAGGTCCTCGGCCCCGGGCATGTCCACCTTCAGAGTGCTGTACAACctggag GTGCTGAGCTCGAAGCTCATGCCCACGTCGGACGATGAGATGGCGAAAACCAGCAGCAAGTCGTTCTGTGAGAACTTCCTCAAAGCCGGAGGCCTCAG tcTGGTGGTGAATGTGATGCAGAGAGACTCCATCCCATCAGAGGTCGACTACGAGACCAGACAAGGAGTCTACTCCATCTGCCTTCAGCTGGCCAg GTTTCTTCTGGTTGGCCAGAGCATGCCTTCGGTGCTggacgatgatgtcatcagggacGGCGAGTCGCTGTCCTCCCGTCCGTTCCGTAACGCCGGGCGGGCGGGGCGACAGCTGTCTCTGTGCGGGACTCCGGAGAAGTCGTCCTACCGCCAGATGTCTCTGTCCGAGCGCTCCTCCATCAGGGTGGAGGAGATCGTCCCGGCAGCTCGCGTCGCCattcag ACCATGGAGGTGGGCGACTTCACCTCCACCGTGGCCTGCTTCATGCGTCTCACCTGGGCTGCTGCAGCCGGCCGGTTGGACCTGGTCGGCAgccctcagccaatcagagagaccCACAGCACCCTCCTGCCGCAGGGGGTCCGCACCAGAGTCAGCAGCACAG gGAGTAACTGCAGCTCCAGCAGTGAGGGGGAGAACACGCCAACAGcgttgcatgctgggatatgtgTGAGACAGCAGTGCGTTTCCATCAAAGACACCATCATCGCCCGGGAAGCTCTGTCACTGCTGGTCACATGTCTGCAGCTACGCTGTCAGCAGCTGT gTTCTTTTTACAACCTTCCCTCCGTCAACGATTTCATCATCGATGTCCTGCTGGGATCTCCCAGCGGAGAg ATCCGCCGCGTGGCGTGTGACCAGCTCTACACGCTGAGCCAGACGGACACATCGGCCTTCAACGAAGTCCAGAAGCCCAACTTGTTCCTCATCTCAGTGGTCCTCACCGCCCAGCTGCCGCTGTGGAGCCCTACTTCCATCATGAGGGGGGTCAACCAGag GTTGTTGTCCCAATGCACCGAGTACTTTGACCTGAGATGCCAGCTTCTGGACGACCTGACGA CCTCGGAGATGGAGGTGTTGAAGGTGAGCGCTGCCACCATGTTGGAGGACGAGATCTCCTGGCTCGACAACTTCGAGCCCAGCTGGAGCTCTGAGATGGAGACCAGCGAGGCGGACAACATCCTGCTGGCGGGACACCTGCGGCTCATCAAGACGCTGCTGTCCCTCTGCGGCAGCGACAAGGAGCACCTCG GAGCATCTCTCATCCAGCAGTTGTTGGACGACTTCCTGTTTCGAGCCTCGCGCATCATCATCAACAGTTCCAACCCGACGCCCTCGCCGGCCCCCCCCAGCCACGACTTCCACCCGAA gtgcaGCACGGCCAGCAGCAGGCTGGCGGCCTACGAGGTGCTGGTGATGCTGGCCGACAGCTCGCTGTCCAACCTGCGCCTCATCACCAGAGAGCTCATGTCCATGCACCACCAGTCGGACCCGTCCCTCTGCAAGGAGTTCGAC taCCTCCCCCCCGTGGAGAGCCGGTCCGTCTCAGGCTTTGTGGGGTTGAAGAACGGCGGAGCCACGTGCTACATGAACGCTGTGTTTCAGCAGCTCTACATGCAGCCCGGCCTTCCAGAG GCCTTCCTGTCCATCGAGGAGGACACGGATCAGCCGGAGGAGAGCGTCTTCTACCAGGTCCAGTCTCTGTTCGGCCACCTGATGGAGAGCAAGCTGCAGTACTACATCCCTGAGAACTTCTGGAAG ATCTTCAAGATGTGGAACAAGGAGTTATACGTGAGAGAGCAGCAGGATGCTTACGAGTTCTTCACCAGCCTGGTGGACCAGCTGGACGAGCATCtcaag cagaaaATGGGTCGGGAACAGATCTTCAAAAACACGTTTCAGGGAATCTTCTCCGACCAGAAGATCTGTAAAGACTGTCCTCACCG GTACGAGCGAGAAGAAACCTTCATGGCGTTGAACCTCGGCGTGACGTCCTGCCAAAGCCTTGAGATCTCGCTGGACCAGTTTGTGAGGGGCGAGGTGCTGGAGGGCAGCAACGCCTACTACTGCGAGAAGTGCAAGGAGAAG AGGACCACCGTGAAGAGGACCTGCATCAAGTCCCTGCCCAGCGTCCTCTGCATCCACCTCATGCGCTTCGGCTTCGACTGGGAGAGCGGACGCTCCATCAAATACGACGAGCAGATCCGG TTCCCCTGGGTGCTGAACATGGAGCCCTACACCGTCTCGGGGATGGCCCGTCAGGACTGCAGCGGAGAGGCCGGCGAGGGGCGGGGCGAGGGCCCCTCGGGGGGCTCGCCCAGGAAGAAGGTCACCATCTCGGAGAACTACGAGCTGGTGGGGGTCGTGGTCCACAGCGGGCAGGCGCACGCCGGTCACTACTACTCCTTCATTAAGGACAGACG AGGCAGCGCTCGGGGACGTTGGTACAAGTTCAACGacaacgtggtggaggagttcgACATGAACGACGAAACCTTGGAGTACGAATGCTTTGGTGGAGAGTACCGGCCCAAAGTTTACGACCAAT CCAATCCGTACCCCGACGTGCGGAGGAGGTACTGGAACGCCTACATGTTGTTCTATCAGAAGATCAGCGACCAGAACTCTCCCGTCCTGCCCAAGAAGAGCCGAGTGAGCATCATGAGGCAGGAGGCCGAGGACCTGACCCT gtctgccccctcctcccccgacgTGTCCCCCCagtcctccccccgccccccccgggccAACAATGACCGCCTCACCCTCCTCACCCGCCTGGTCCGCAAGGGGGAGAAGAAGGGTCTGTTTGTGGAGAAGATGCCTGCAAGCATCTATCAG ATGGTGAGAGACGAGAACCTGAAGTTCATGAAGAACCGAGACGTCTACAACAGCGACTACTTCAACTTCACCCTATCTCTGGCCTCCGTCAACGCG ACGAAGCTGAAGCATCCCGACTACCAGCCGATGGCCAAAGAGAGTCTTCAGCTGGccgttcacttcctgtttcacaccTACCTTCACACCAAGAAGAAGCTCCG gGTGGACACGGAGGAGTGGATGGCGACGGTGGAGGTGCTGCTGTCTAAGAGCCGCGAGGCGTGTCAGTGGATGGTCCAGTACCTGGTGGGACCGGAGGGCCGCGAGATCACCAG ggtgtGCCTGCTGGAGTGCAGCGTGAGGGAGGTGCGGGTGGTGGTGGCCTCCATCCTGGAGAAGACCCTGGAGAGCGCCCTCCACTTCGGGGACCCAGGGGTGGACGACCTGACGGACACGCTGCTCTCTCTGCTGGACAAAGACGTCCCGGAGAACGTGAAGAACTGCGCGCAGTACTTCGGCCTCTTCAGCAGCTTCGCCCAGCAG GGGTGCGGCCCGtgtcagctgctgctgaagcaCTCTGCGTATCGCCGGATGCTCGTCTTCCTGCTGGGACCCAACCGGCAGAACAACCAG AACCGGCGGTGGAGTCCGGCTCAGGCTCGTGagttcctccacctccacagcGCTCTGGCCCTCATCACGCTGCACTGCGACCTCAACCCCCAACGGACCGagg ctCCAGGAGGGTTCGTACTGCGTGTGAGCTGCGTCCCGGCCTCCACTGAGCTCCTCCCCCTGCACGCCGACATCCTGGCATCGCTCTTCACTCCAGAGGGACAGCCTTACCTTCTGGAG GTGATGTTTGCCATGCGGGAGTTGTCGGGGCCGCTCTCGCTCCTCATAGAGATGGTGACCTACTCTTCATACTGTAACGAGCCCTTCTCCCTCggtgtgctgcagctgctgaag ACGCAGCTGGAGACGGCTCCGCCCCACGAACTCAAGAACGTCTTCCAgatgctgcaggagctgctg GTGATGGAAGATCCTCTGCAGACACAGAGACTCAAGTATGCCTTTGAGTCGGAGAAAGGCCTTCTAG ctttgATGCACCAGAGCAACAACGTGGACAGCCGGCGCTGCTACCAGTGTGTCAAGTTCCTGGTCACGTTGGCCCAGAA gtgtGCTCCAGCCAAAGATTACTTCAAGGACCTTTCTGGTCACTGGAGCTGGGCGGTGCAGTGGCTGCAGAAGAAG ATGACTGAACATTACTGGACTCCACAGAGCAACGTCTCCAATGAGACGTCCACCAACAAGACCTTCCAGCGCACCATCTCTGCACAG GATACGCTGGCCTACGCCACGGCGCTGCTCAACGAGAAGGAGCAGTCCGGCAGCAGCAACGGCTCCGACGGCAGCCCGGCCAACGACGGCGCCGAGCGCAGCCTCCGTCAG GGGTCGGAGTCTCCCATGATGCTCGGCGATTCAAAGAGCGACCTTGAAGATGTCGACCCCTAG